Proteins from a genomic interval of Xiphophorus maculatus strain JP 163 A chromosome 7, X_maculatus-5.0-male, whole genome shotgun sequence:
- the LOC111609216 gene encoding trace amine-associated receptor 13c-like — MEIQDRTDLCFPHLLNSSCRKPTLHWSEAVLLNSVLLFISLITVVLNLLIIISVSHFRQLHTPTNILLVSLGVSDFFVGLLLMPFEIYRITFCWFLGDAMCALFWFLMCNLISASIWNIVLISVDRYIDICYPLDYSRKMSLTRVKYCVCLCWFCASSCSFVYSNDVMVQPSRSKFCTGECKLIINYILGTFDLIFNFILPVTTIIVLYLRVFVVAVSQARAMRSHITVASFHSATSGTKRSELKAARTLGVLVVVYLMCYCPYYCYSIVEVNLTSTSYVSILCFVFYSNSCLNPLIYALFYPWFRKAVKVIVTLQILQPGSREAKLL, encoded by the exons ATGGAGATCCAAGACAGAACTGATCTCTGTTTCCCACATCTCCTCAACAGCTCCTGCAGGAAGCCCACACTTCACTGGTCTGAAGCCGTTCTCCTGAACTCTGTGCTGCTCTTCATCTCACTGATCACTGTAGTGCTCaacctcctcatcatcatctcagTCTCACACTTCAG GCAGCTCCACACTCCTACAAACATCCTCCTCGTCTCTCTGGGtgtttcagacttttttgttgGTCTCCTGCTGATGCCTTTTGAAATCTACAGAATTACATTCTGCTGGTTTCTTGGAGACGCCATGtgtgctttgttttggtttttgatgTGTAACCTCATCAGTGCTTCAATCTGGAACATTGTCCTGATATCAGTCGACCGCTATATTGATATATGCTACCCTCTGGATTACTCCAGGAAAATGTCGTTGACGAGAGTCAAatattgtgtttgtctgtgttggTTCTGTGCTTCTTCCTGCAGCTTTGTCTATTCAAATGATGTGATGGTTCAGCCTAGCAGGAGTAAATTCTGCACTGGAGAATGTAAATTAATCATAAACTACATTCTAGGAACATTTGAcctcatttttaatttcatactTCCAGTAACAACCATCATAGTTCTGTATTTGAGAGTATTTGTGGTGGCTGTGTCTCAGGCTCGTGCCATGCGCTCTCACATTACAGTCGCCTCGTTTCATTCAGCGACATCAGGAACAAAGAGATCAGAGTTAAAAGCAGCCAGAACTCTGGGGGTTCTAGTTGTTGTATATCTAATGTGTTACTGTCCATATTACTGTTACTCTATAGTTGAAGTTAATCTAACCAGTACCTCATATGTATCGATTTTGTGCTTTGTCTTTTATTCCAACTCCTGTCTGAACCCTTTGATCTATGCCCTGTTCTACCCCTGGTTCAGAAAAGCTGTTAAAGTCATTGTTACTCTACAGATACTGCAGCCTGGCTCACGTGAGGCCAAGCTGCTGTGA